One stretch of Pedobacter riviphilus DNA includes these proteins:
- the nudK gene encoding GDP-mannose pyrophosphatase NudK produces MKNINILNTQILSDNWYTLKKVTFEMMGIDGTKSILEREAYDRGNGATILLYNKQFKTVVLTRQFRIPTFINGNGTGYLIECCAGLLDEDNAEDCIRRETEEETGFRIDQVEKVFEAYMSPGSVTELLYFFVAAYSYDMKLHDGGGLQEENEDIEVLELPFEKALEMIKSGEIKDGKTIMLLQYAQLKGLML; encoded by the coding sequence ATGAAAAATATTAATATCCTAAATACCCAAATTCTATCAGATAATTGGTATACACTTAAAAAAGTAACTTTCGAAATGATGGGGATTGATGGCACTAAATCTATTTTAGAACGAGAAGCTTATGATAGAGGTAATGGCGCTACAATCTTATTGTATAATAAACAATTTAAAACGGTTGTACTTACCCGGCAGTTCAGGATACCAACATTTATTAATGGAAATGGTACGGGTTACCTGATTGAGTGCTGCGCCGGACTATTGGATGAGGATAATGCGGAAGATTGTATCAGAAGAGAAACTGAAGAAGAAACCGGATTTAGGATCGATCAGGTAGAAAAAGTGTTCGAGGCCTATATGTCGCCCGGCTCGGTTACCGAGCTATTATACTTTTTTGTTGCAGCATATTCATACGATATGAAATTGCATGATGGAGGAGGACTGCAAGAAGAAAATGAAGATATAGAGGTTTTGGAATTACCATTTGAAAAGGCGCTTGAAATGATAAAATCTGGTGAAATAAAGGATGGTAAAACCATTATGCTGCTGCAGTATGCCCAATTAAAGGGATTGATGTTGTAA
- a CDS encoding putative sensor domain DACNV-containing protein, which yields MSYKPTYKAANTIAATIEQHFVKLHKNAIAQGEIDLATQPGQKIIEAIIDVAFWSSLRKEEGHSPRISIAFLPPEQTSKPLHFAKKLALNANTLTKIAPGIERSGIHLGVWEEDGELYIWGTTLNIPNFCFVVDVSEPGLIVIKHRRIYGIGKFTNVAVLKGEQIRIVDDRSCTNKDCPPILQALLDLTVLASWNDPINILIQFSVSMRAHGRGEPC from the coding sequence ATGAGTTACAAGCCTACCTACAAAGCGGCAAACACGATTGCAGCAACTATTGAGCAACATTTTGTTAAATTGCATAAAAATGCAATTGCACAAGGTGAGATAGATTTGGCTACTCAACCAGGTCAAAAAATAATTGAAGCAATAATTGATGTTGCTTTTTGGAGCAGCTTACGTAAGGAGGAGGGGCATTCGCCACGGATTTCGATTGCTTTTTTACCTCCTGAACAAACCTCGAAACCATTGCATTTTGCCAAAAAGTTAGCATTAAATGCCAATACCTTAACCAAAATAGCACCTGGGATTGAACGCTCTGGTATCCATCTGGGCGTTTGGGAAGAAGATGGCGAACTTTATATCTGGGGCACAACCCTTAATATTCCGAACTTTTGTTTTGTGGTTGATGTTTCGGAACCTGGATTAATTGTAATTAAACACAGGAGGATTTATGGCATTGGTAAGTTTACCAACGTTGCTGTGCTAAAAGGGGAGCAGATCCGCATTGTAGACGATAGAAGTTGTACGAATAAGGATTGCCCGCCTATTTTACAGGCCTTGTTAGATCTCACTGTTTTAGCCAGCTGGAATGATCCGATCAATATTTTGATTCAATTTTCGGTTTCCATGCGTGCGCATGGTCGGGGGGAGCCTTGTTAA
- a CDS encoding NUDIX hydrolase gives MPRNYRIYINDNTLFISDFLPEQKEKIQQLEFQDFNLQTFYKKLKNGSKKSYIFLTKNPQETFKKLKKDCTIIKAAGGLVESANGNFLFIFRNKKWDLPKGKLEEGEKMKEAAVREVEEECGIRVFKREEKLCKTYHVYPIGTKMVIKKTNWYKMKVKGEPKLIPQKEEGIDEAVWLDKNHISPVVKNTFPSIMDVLRAGGIL, from the coding sequence ATGCCAAGAAATTATAGAATTTATATCAACGATAACACTTTGTTTATATCAGACTTTTTGCCAGAGCAAAAAGAAAAAATTCAACAACTAGAATTTCAGGATTTCAATCTGCAAACGTTCTACAAAAAACTAAAAAATGGCTCTAAAAAGAGTTATATTTTCTTGACAAAAAATCCTCAGGAAACCTTTAAAAAATTAAAGAAAGATTGTACCATTATTAAGGCCGCTGGTGGCCTGGTAGAGAGTGCAAATGGTAATTTTTTGTTTATTTTTAGGAACAAAAAGTGGGATCTACCCAAAGGGAAATTAGAAGAAGGTGAAAAAATGAAAGAAGCCGCTGTTCGTGAGGTAGAGGAAGAGTGTGGAATCAGGGTTTTTAAGCGCGAAGAAAAACTTTGTAAAACCTATCATGTTTACCCAATTGGGACTAAAATGGTAATCAAGAAAACTAACTGGTACAAAATGAAGGTTAAAGGCGAACCAAAATTGATTCCTCAAAAAGAAGAAGGCATTGATGAAGCAGTTTGGCTTGATAAAAACCACATTTCGCCAGTAGTTAAAAATACTTTTCCATCAATTATGGATGTGCTGAGGGCTGGCGGGATTTTGTAA
- a CDS encoding NAD(P)-dependent alcohol dehydrogenase, with translation MIATKGYAAQNAETDLAPWNFERREVGPHDVQFEILFCGVCHSDLHQIKNDWFPGIFPMVPGHEIVGRVVKVGDHVKKFKVGDLAGTGCMVDSCQVCENCKQDLEQYCLEGNTQTYNSFERDGKTPTYGGYSDTIVVREEFVLHVSDKLNLAAVAPLLCAGITTYSPLKYWKVGKGHKLAVLGLGGLGHMAVKFGVAFGAEVTVLSTSPKKEADAKKLGAHHFVVTTDPAQVKAAKGTFDFILDTVSAEHDFNMYLSLLRTNGTHICVGVPPKPAEIAAFSLLGGRKSLAGSGIGGIAETQEMLDFCAENNIVSDIELIDIKDIHNAYDRMQKGDVRYRFVIDMATL, from the coding sequence ATGATAGCAACAAAAGGATATGCGGCACAAAATGCCGAAACTGATCTTGCACCCTGGAATTTTGAGCGCCGGGAAGTAGGTCCCCATGATGTGCAGTTCGAAATACTTTTCTGTGGAGTTTGCCACTCAGATCTGCACCAGATAAAAAACGATTGGTTTCCAGGAATATTCCCAATGGTTCCTGGTCACGAAATTGTGGGCAGGGTAGTGAAGGTTGGAGATCACGTTAAGAAATTTAAGGTGGGCGACCTTGCTGGTACAGGTTGTATGGTAGATTCTTGCCAGGTTTGCGAAAACTGTAAACAAGATTTAGAACAATATTGTTTAGAAGGAAATACACAAACATACAATAGTTTTGAAAGAGATGGTAAAACACCAACTTATGGTGGTTATTCGGATACGATTGTAGTAAGGGAAGAATTTGTACTTCATGTATCAGATAAATTAAATCTTGCTGCCGTAGCACCACTTTTATGTGCAGGTATTACCACTTATTCGCCGTTAAAATACTGGAAAGTAGGAAAAGGCCATAAACTGGCTGTACTTGGCTTAGGTGGTTTAGGCCATATGGCGGTGAAATTTGGTGTAGCTTTTGGCGCTGAGGTAACGGTATTAAGTACTTCACCAAAAAAAGAAGCGGATGCTAAAAAATTAGGAGCACACCATTTTGTGGTAACTACCGATCCTGCACAGGTTAAAGCAGCTAAAGGTACCTTCGATTTTATTTTGGATACTGTATCTGCTGAACATGATTTTAATATGTACCTTTCTTTGTTAAGGACAAATGGTACACATATTTGTGTGGGTGTTCCACCAAAACCAGCAGAAATTGCTGCTTTCAGTTTATTGGGTGGCAGAAAAAGTTTAGCCGGATCAGGTATTGGCGGTATTGCCGAAACTCAGGAAATGTTGGATTTTTGTGCAGAAAACAACATTGTATCTGATATCGAGCTTATCGATATAAAAGATATTCACAATGCCTACGATAGGATGCAAAAAGGTGATGTGCGCTACCGGTTTGTGATTGATATGGCTACATTGTAG
- a CDS encoding RNA polymerase sigma factor — MKEAENTFLTLINQHKAIIHKISKMYMNSAEEQRDLFQEIVLQLWKAYPTFKGKAKFTTWMYRVCLNTALIYFKKDNRKVDKTPLDENIDVIDVNESAEKEEKLAYLYTAVQELNVIEKALIFLFLENQSHREIAENLGISEVNARVKLNRTKEKLQFIIKKNGYEF; from the coding sequence ATGAAAGAAGCAGAAAATACATTCCTCACCCTGATCAATCAGCACAAAGCGATTATACATAAGATTTCTAAAATGTATATGAACAGTGCCGAAGAACAACGTGATCTGTTTCAGGAAATCGTATTACAGCTATGGAAAGCCTATCCCACTTTTAAGGGCAAGGCCAAATTTACCACCTGGATGTATCGTGTCTGTTTAAATACAGCTTTAATCTATTTTAAAAAGGACAATAGAAAAGTAGATAAAACACCATTGGATGAAAATATTGATGTAATAGATGTAAATGAAAGTGCCGAAAAGGAAGAAAAACTAGCCTATCTGTATACTGCCGTGCAAGAGCTGAATGTGATAGAAAAAGCATTGATATTTCTCTTCCTCGAAAATCAATCTCATCGCGAAATTGCCGAAAACCTGGGAATTAGCGAAGTAAATGCACGGGTTAAACTCAACAGAACTAAAGAAAAATTACAATTCATCATAAAGAAAAACGGTTATGAATTTTGA
- a CDS encoding DUF3822 family protein, with translation MSNNSLLLVDPDFKADASANCHLLLKITNDSFSYAVVGKGTEEINIIFDKQGCEDVQKELKSAFETDRYLSLNYATVKAAIHTSNFIFIPDEWFDGENLTVYSKYLGSDAKVYTKHNDKLGFNTIFCLDEDLKANLPEKTDLFPQSEPLMALFNHLADESLLIDFTAVSFNVLYIKDKKIVFQNHYQSENAEEFNYFLLLMIEQLDLSDTIPVYLQGIINEDDEHYNCLLKYFNQLYFFLPAGKQNSELLADMPKHYFSGLLALDLCE, from the coding sequence ATGAGTAACAACAGTCTCTTATTAGTCGATCCGGATTTTAAAGCTGATGCATCTGCAAACTGCCATTTATTATTAAAAATAACGAATGACAGCTTTTCTTATGCTGTGGTAGGTAAGGGTACGGAAGAGATTAATATTATTTTTGATAAACAAGGCTGTGAAGATGTACAGAAAGAACTAAAATCTGCATTCGAAACCGATCGTTATTTATCATTAAACTATGCAACGGTAAAAGCGGCAATACATACGTCGAATTTTATTTTTATCCCTGATGAATGGTTTGATGGCGAAAACCTGACCGTTTATTCAAAATATTTAGGTTCCGATGCTAAAGTTTATACTAAACACAACGATAAGCTGGGTTTTAATACTATTTTTTGTTTAGATGAGGATTTGAAAGCAAATTTGCCTGAAAAAACAGATTTATTTCCCCAGTCTGAACCCCTCATGGCTTTATTTAACCATTTGGCAGACGAATCTTTATTAATCGATTTTACAGCAGTATCTTTTAATGTATTATACATAAAAGATAAAAAGATTGTTTTTCAAAACCATTATCAATCAGAAAATGCAGAGGAGTTTAATTATTTCCTGTTGTTAATGATCGAACAACTGGATTTAAGTGATACTATTCCCGTTTATTTACAAGGAATTATTAACGAAGATGATGAGCATTACAACTGCTTATTAAAATATTTTAACCAACTTTATTTCTTCCTTCCTGCTGGAAAACAAAATAGCGAGCTATTGGCCGATATGCCTAAGCACTATTTCAGCGGCCTACTTGCTTTAGATTTATGCGAATAA
- the rsmD gene encoding 16S rRNA (guanine(966)-N(2))-methyltransferase RsmD yields the protein MRIIGGKLKGIRLQPPANLPVRPTTDMAKEALFNILNNKYDFESCSVLDLFCGTGNLTFEFASRGAESILAVDMDYGCVNWVKNTAKQYQFDQIDVRKGDVFKLLKQMTGAYDLIFADPPYNMPNIPQIPVMVKEQQLLKPNGLLIVEHQSNMKLNSQPGYTETRKYGNSSFSFFEL from the coding sequence ATGCGAATAATTGGCGGCAAATTAAAGGGCATCCGTTTGCAGCCCCCTGCAAATTTACCGGTACGCCCAACTACGGATATGGCCAAAGAAGCGCTTTTCAATATCCTCAACAACAAATATGATTTCGAATCCTGTTCTGTTTTAGATTTATTCTGCGGTACCGGAAATTTAACTTTTGAATTTGCCTCGCGTGGCGCAGAAAGTATTTTAGCAGTTGATATGGATTATGGCTGCGTAAACTGGGTTAAAAATACCGCAAAACAATATCAGTTCGATCAGATTGATGTGCGTAAAGGTGATGTTTTTAAATTATTAAAACAGATGACCGGCGCTTACGACCTGATCTTTGCCGATCCACCTTACAATATGCCTAACATTCCACAGATTCCGGTAATGGTAAAGGAGCAACAATTGCTTAAGCCTAATGGCTTGTTAATTGTAGAACACCAAAGTAACATGAAACTGAACAGCCAGCCCGGCTACACCGAAACCAGAAAATACGGCAATTCATCGTTCAGCTTTTTTGAGTTATAG
- the coaD gene encoding pantetheine-phosphate adenylyltransferase → MKIALFPGSFDPITIAHVNILQRATPLFDKIVVGIGLNSSKQNFLSAEQRLQILQTVFKGYQNIEIQTYEGLTVDFCRKIDAKYMVRGIRSASDFEYERAIAQINQTMMPEVETILLLSKPEYSAISSTIVRDILRNHGDVSPFVPKEALKFL, encoded by the coding sequence ATGAAGATAGCGCTATTTCCAGGCTCATTTGATCCGATCACTATTGCTCACGTAAACATTTTACAACGTGCCACTCCACTTTTCGATAAAATTGTAGTGGGTATCGGACTAAACAGTTCTAAACAGAATTTCTTAAGTGCAGAGCAGCGTCTCCAGATTTTACAGACTGTTTTTAAAGGCTATCAAAATATCGAAATCCAAACTTACGAAGGTTTAACAGTAGATTTCTGCAGGAAAATTGATGCCAAATATATGGTACGCGGTATCCGTTCAGCATCTGACTTTGAATATGAAAGAGCCATCGCACAGATCAATCAGACCATGATGCCCGAAGTAGAAACCATTTTACTTTTAAGCAAACCCGAATATTCTGCCATTAGCTCTACCATTGTACGCGATATTTTAAGAAACCACGGCGATGTAAGTCCATTTGTGCCTAAAGAAGCACTTAAATTTTTATAA